A genomic segment from Nicotiana tabacum cultivar K326 chromosome 9, ASM71507v2, whole genome shotgun sequence encodes:
- the LOC107778931 gene encoding putative F-box protein At5g50220, with the protein MELSSNIMALPCEVLVDILSRLSLKHVPQLQTVSKQWFRTISSSHFRRLYNMKSMNRPRTLVVQVPNAKYSPGRRKMISRTIDISTMDLAVDDSEIQKEFSFEDIIAPENSFFISSNLIISNHKVCNPTTKEIINLPISSYPSVSFDVAYIPFNNTYKIVHLYGTKISPKYNFNYGGEILEFRFEILTLRDCGPIPSYWQTLPHQEWFSRKVDSTCVGNVIYWLVRRGDIMENIISMEAENEEFLSTISCPKEPYDEELALYENIQLADLNGKLCLAYYSEELSRMELYFLKDHKKQEWVKEHTINVSGMGNWFKIMGYVPLQGNNNDDIIIDGGCKLSLLYNIEERRFKRLPKFKEIIHIGLYFDRCFKLQSTRSSLQARIDMLPQGDQL; encoded by the coding sequence ATGGAATTGAGCTCCAACATCATGGCTCTGCCTTGTGAAGTCCTGGTGGATATACTCTCTCGGCTTTCACTCAAACATGTCCCCCAACTTCAAACAGTTTCAAAGCAGTGGTTCAGAACCATCTCCAGTTCACATTTCAGAAGACTCTACAACATGAAATCCATGAATCGTCCTCGAACACTAGTAGTTCAAGTACCTAACGCCAAGTATTCACCAGGCAGGAGGAAAATGATTAGTCGAACTATTGATATTTCGACCATGGATCTCGCTGTTGACGACAGCGAGATCcaaaaagagttcagttttgaGGATATAATTGCCCCTGAAAACTCCTTCTTCATCTCCTCCAACCTTATCATTTCCAATCACAAGGTATGCAATCCCACAACTAAAGAAATCATAAACTTACCAATTTCAAGTTATCCATCAGTTAGTTTTGATGTTGCCTATATCCCTTTCAACAATACATACAAGATTGTCCATCTATATGGTACCAAGATCAGTCCTAAGTACAACTTTAACTATGGTGGTGAGATTTTGGAGTTCAGATTCGAGATTCTCACACTAAGAGACTGTGGACCAATTCCTAGCTATTGGCAAACCCTGCCACATCAAGAATGGTTTTCTCGTAAGGTAGATTCAACATGTGTAGGTAATGTAATTTATTGGTTGGTTCGAAGAGGAGATATAAtggaaaatattatttcaatgGAAGCTGAAAATGAAGAATTCTTGAGTACCATTAGTTGCCCCAAAGAGCCTTATGATGAAGAGCTAGCACTGTATGAGAATATCCAATTAGCTGATTTGAATGGGAAATTATGTTTAGCTTACTACTCAGAAGAATTGTCAAGGATGGAACTATACTTTCTCAAGGATCATAAGAAGCAAGAATGGGTCAAGGAACACACTATTAATGTATCAGGCATGGGGAATTGGTTCAAAATAATGGGATATGTGCCATTACAAGGTAACAATAATGATGACATTATTATTGACGGCGGATGTAAGTTGTCTCTCCTCTACAACATTGAAGAGAGAAGGTTTAAAAGGCTGCCAAAATTTAAGGAGATTATTCATATTGGCTTGTACTTTGATAGATGTTTTAAGTTACAAAGCACAAGATCATCTTTGCAAGCAAGGATAGATATGTTGCCGCAGGGAGATCAACTCTGA